A segment of the Collimonas fungivorans genome:
ATGACGACCGCACTACTGTTACCAAGCATGGCCTATATGAAATTCGAGAAGAGGCGAGAAAGTTCGTCGAACATGAAAATGTGAGAAATCACACTAAGTGGGAAATACTTGATCCAAACTTAAAAATTGTGGTCTCTAGATGTGTGGTTCCCCTCAAAACAAAATGGGTGCCAAAAGATCGCGGATTATCTAGTAAAAGTGTTTGGGTAATTTGCGAAAAAACGATAAACAAGAATGAAAAAAAATGGGAAGTGTCTGTTCCTGTTGCTTTGCCTCGTCTTACAAATAAGGTGCAGTAGTTACGACACAATTTTACGTACATTATTTCCACTATATAGCTACTTGAGAATGCCGTCATAAGGTATTTTTTGCAGAAAATATTTTCTGAAAACAATAACCATATTTTCGGATCAAGCGGACGATAGGATTCTCTTTCGTGAATGAATTCTCCGTCAATGGAGGTTGTCTGCCAATTTAAAATTAAAAAGGCGAATTCACGCGAGTTATTTCGAAGCGGTTCTTTTGCGCCATACGTACCAAGAATTTAATTTGAACGAAGGACTTCAATTGGGGAAATTTACTAAATCCGTTCAGGATGGGGAAATACCTGGGCCGCTTCGTACTGAATTCAAGGTCAAACAGTGGCGCGCCAAATATGCCCTCCTTGACGAGGGGGATGACGATGATCGCAGCTTGTTCGATGCTGGTTTGATGATTCACGATAAGGCTGATCACATTCGATCGAATCTAAAGGTAACTTTCTCAGAGAATTTTCGCGCGACAACAAAAATTCGGGCATTTGCTGCCCTTGCAAACTACAACTACTGTAGGCTTATCGAACTCACACACGAAGCATTCTCCAACGCGGCGGCTAAGCAGCGGGAGCTAGATCCCGACGCACCTATAATGATGCACGAACTTGTCGCACTCAAGCTAAAGCTCGCGGTTGGAGCCGAATTCGGGCCGGATGAAATCGTCCAGGCTATGGTGGACGGTATGGAGGTCCCTCTCAAACGGATTCTCGAGAAAAATCCCAATTTGTCCGGTAATCCAGAGTTTGCAAAGCTGGACTGGGACGATATGTCGCTTGATTTTAACTTGGGCAATCTGTGGGCTCATATCGAAGGACTGTGGGACGATTGTCTATGGAATAAATATATTCCAACGCAAAAAGGTCGGGCAACAAAATTTGCCCCGAAGGAGGATATTTGGCAGCTTCGCTATGTTGTAAGTAGAGTCCGGTTCAATAGCTTAGCTCGTGAGTTTGCTATGTATTCTCTTAAATTTCAAAAGAATCTGATTTACAGGGGCGTACTAAAGTTGCTCGCGCCAATGAATGTTAAAGCGCTTTCGAAAGATGGGCGGCGCCAGGTGATTCAAATGTCTGCCTTTGATCCTGGATCAAGCGATATAGACTGGTTGCTGACGATGCGAGCGTACGCAAGTGAACCTTATTACAAAGAGCTTTTGCAGGAACCTCAAGCGAAACTTTTCGGCGCAACTCTCGATCATGTGTTGGTGGCTTGGGGCGTTGTGAGTCGAGCATCTTCTGTTCTTCGAAAAGGTCTGGCCCTACGCAAGGTGGAAATTGGGGAAGAAGCAGAGACTTGGTTACCTACCTATGCTTCGGTACTACAAGTTCCAGCATTAGTTCGAGCTGTCTCTATCGCTTGTGGTATTGACCTTTCTCGAAGTAAAGCGCTCATCGATTTCTTCATGTTTCACGGAAAATCCGATCAAGAGCTTTGGGCACAACCTTTACTTCCCGTCAGCAAGGATGCCGTGATCCCCATATTCGCCACGACTTCTTCACCCAACTTGCGACGCCTCGTCGATGTCTGGATGAAACAGCTTGGTGTGGATCTAAGCCTGCGTGGACCTGCATTCGAAGAACACATTAGAGCAACTATCCGCACAAACATTGCGCAATCACCAATGTTAAGTGCATCTAAATGCCTAGAGCGTGGTGTCAAGTTTACTGCACCGAATGAGCGTGAAGAGGAGATCGACTTCGTCGCAATGATAGGGAATATAGTAATTGTTGGGGAGGTTAAGTGTTTTCTGGATCCTGCAGAGGCCAAGCAAACGGCCATGCATCGAATGAAAGTCATTGATGCGGTAACGCAGGTTCGCAGAAAGGCCGATACTGTTCGCGAGCATAAGGAAGCTTTTCGTGTACGTGCTTTTCAACTTGGACTGGAGCTCCCAGTCCAATTCGACGTTTTGCCAATTGTTGTGCTGAACTCAGCAATCCATTGTGGTTTTGCGGTTGACGGTGTTCCAATTGTGGATGAGCACATTCTCGGGGTTTTTTTTCGAGGGGAATTGGTTGAGATGGCCATCAGTGGATCTGACGGCGAATTGACAACTGTCAAGAAACGCGTGCTTTACAGTTCAATTACGGAAGCAGCAGAGTCTGCTGCTAACTATTTTTCCTTCCCACCTCAAATGGAGATGCTTCTGGCCGGGGTCGGAAAACGTTGGGTGCCCATACCAGCAGTCGGCGAAGCCGATTGGGACGCACAATTTTTGGCGTTAGAATGCGTTCCAAAGCTGCCGCCATCATACAGAGAAGAGGCTACGCTTGCTGGTCTGAATGTCAACTAAGTGTTCGACGCATGCATTGCGACGGGTCTTCAGATAGAAGACCGTGTTGGGCTCGCCACCCGTATCGCTAAACTTTCGTTGGCATGATTTGCGACACACTTGGGCAAGTTGGCACGTTCAGCGTGGGACGCCGCTGCATGTATTAAAAGAACTAGGGGGATGGGAAACGATGGAAATGGTACAGCGATACGCGCATCTGTCAGCTGATCATCTGGCGCAATGGGTGCAGTCTGTTAGCAATGATGGCTGTAATTTGGCTGTAGTAGGGTGATGTAAACCAGAAAGGGGTTGCAAGATTTCTCTTGCAACCCCTTGAATTACTGGTGCGGCTGGCAGGAATCGAACCCACGACCCCTTGGTTCGTAGCCAAGTACTCTATCCAGCTGAGCTACAGCCGCGAAAAACAAAATTATATATTAGCTTTGTTAATTTTGGAAGAGGAAAATATCGTAAAACCTGATATTTCTTCTCGCTCACAGAGGTAAAACACTTTTTCTGCTTGCTCTCAACCAAGTCCGCTACTATGCCATAGGTATTGCATATTGGGAAGCTTTATTTGTGTTCTGATTGTGTTTAAGCTCAGACTATTTTGCTCTCCCTTATCCCGATGTCATAGGGAGCAGCGCATTTCATCGGATGATATAATCAAACAATAATCATTATCATTTATAGTTCGAAAGGTTGATTGCATGAATGTGAAATTGCTTACGGCTGCCGTGCTTGTTTCTTTTGGGGTTGCCGGCGCCGCAATGGCCGCCGAATATCCGATCGGCAAGCAGCAGATCATGAACGGCCTCGAAGTCGCAGCGGTTTACCTGCAGCCGATCAAGATGGAGCCGGAAGGCATGATGCGCAAGGCAGAGCTGTCGGACATCCACGTCGAAGCCGATATCCATGCCGTGAAAGACAATCCTAACGGTTTCGCCGAGGGCGACTGGATGCCGAACCTGGTCATCTCTTACGAATTCAGCAAAGCCGGTTCGACCCAGGTCATCAAGGGCGACATGATGCCGATGGTGGCCAGCGACGGTCCGCACTACGGTGACAACGTCAAGCTGGCAGGGCCGGGAAAATACACGCTGAAGATGATCATTTCGCCGCCGTCGGCTAATGTCGGCGCGCATTTTGGCCGCCATGTCGACAAGGAAACCGGTGTCGGCGCCTGGTTCAAGCCGTTCACGGTGGTCAATGAGTTCACCTTTGCCGGAGTCGGTAAAAAAGGCGGATATTGATGCAGCAGAAACGCACGCCCATGAAATTCTCATCGCAGACCATGGCCATGGCAGCCGGCAAAGTGCGCGGCATATTTGCTGCCGGCGCGATGCTGGCGGCGACGGTTTCGATGGCCGCCGATTTGCCGACCTTCAAGCTGGAAATGAAGGACGGCGTACTCAATCCGGCGCGGATCATGGTTCCTGCCGGCCAGAAAATAAAAATCGAGGTCCACAACACCGGGCAATCGGCGGTTGAATTTGAAAGCGTCCAGCTGCGCAAGGAAAAAGTGTTGGCGCCGGGCGCGCAGTCGTTTGTGGTGATCGCGCCGCTGCAGCCGGGCGAATACAAGTTTTTCGATGATTTTCATGCGCAGGCGCAGGGTGTGATTGTCGCTAAATAAGAGGCTGCCGCCGGCTGTTGCAATTGCTATTGTTATTGCCGGCGGCCCTTGTCATGGTTTGATGGAGTAACAAAAGATGGGTCAGGTTTTGTTCATAGTCTGGCGCGAGAGCGTCGAGGCGTTGCTGGTAGTCGGCATTTTGCACGCGTGGCTGAGGAACGGCGGCGAAGCTGCGCGGCGCGGCTTGCCTTATCTGTGGAGCGGTGTTGGCGTCGGCATCCTGGGCGCGATCGGCCTCGGTGCGGCGCTGCTGGGTTTCAGCGAGCTGCTGTCGGGCGATGCCCAGGATTATTTCCAGATCGTGATGGTGATACTGGCTGCAATATTGATCGTGCAGATGGTGTTCTGGATGCGCAAGCACGGCCGCACGCTCAAGCGCGAAATGGAAACCTCGCTCAGCGCCAACCTGCAAAGCGCCAACTGGTGGGGCGTATTTGCGCTGGCGGCATTGGCGATCGCACGCGAAGGCAGCGAAACCGTGATCTTTCTTTACGGGCTGGGCCTGGCGGACAAGGGCGACTCGGCCGGCGCGATGGTGCTGGCAGCGGCGCTCGGTTTTGCGCTGGCGTTCCTGACTTTCTATCTGCTGCAGCTCGGCGGCAAGATTTTTTCCTGGCGCCGCTTTTTCCAGGTCACCGAAATCATCTTGCTGTTCCTCGCCGCGGGATTGCTGCTGACCGGTATCGAACGCCTGATGTCGCTGGATCTCATCCCGACGCTGGTCGATCCGGTCTGGGACAGTTCACGCCTGCTCGACGACACGACTTCATTCGGCAACCTGGTTTCCACCCTGACCGGCTATCGTGCGCAACCTGCACTGATGAGCTTGCTGGTGTATGTGGCATATTGGGTAAGTGTATTGTTATTCCTCAAACGAGCCAGGCCGCAGCCGCAGTCAGTCACAGCCCCAGCCAAATAAACCAATGAATACTTGTGCAATTCCTCAAAAGCAAACGCGACTTTCCCGCACGGCTGACTGGATGCGGGACCATGCGAAGCTGATCCGCTGGGTGCAGTGGGGGATTGTGCTGGTGTACGGCTTCCTGATCCTGGTGCCGATCTTCCTGCCGCTGCCGGACGAGACTACGCACATCTGGTCGAACCTGACCCTGATCGCGCAATTCGCTTTCTGGGGGATCTGGTGGCCGTTCGTGCTGATCAGCATGGTGCTGATGGGGCGGGTCTGGTGCGGCGTGCTGTGCCCGGAGGGCGCGCTGACCGAGTTCGCCAGCCGCCACGGGCTCGGCAAAGCCATTCCGCACTGGATGCGCTGGGGCGGCTGGCCGTTCGTGGCGTTTGCGCTGACCACCATCTACGGCCAGATGGTCAGCGTCTATCAATACCCTAAAGCGGTGCTGCTGGTGCTGGGCGGTTCTACCGCCGGCGCCATCGTGGTCGGTTACCTGTATGGCCGCGACAAGCGTGTCTGGTGCAAATACCTGTGCCCGGTGAATGGCGTGTTCGGCTTGCTGGCCAAGCTGGCGCCGTTCCACTATAAAGTCAATGAAACTGCCTGGCGCGCTTCCTATGGCACCCACAGCCATACGCAAGGGCGTACCGTGATTCCCGTCAATTGCGCGCCGCTGGTGCCGCTGCGGGCCATGAAGGGTGCCGCCGATTGCCATATGTGCGGACGCTGCAGCGGCCATCGCGACGCCATCGAACTGAGCTGGCGCGCGCCGACCGAGGAAATCGTCCAGCATGGCGAGCAGCACAACAACCTGTGGGAAAGCGCGCTGGCCTTGTACGGCCTGATGGGGATCGCCATCGGCGCCTTCCACTGGTCGGCCAGCCCCTGGTTCGTGCAGGTCAAGCAAGCGATCGCGACCTGGCTGATCGACCGCGACATCATGTGGCCCTTCGATACGCATGCGCCGTGGTGGGTGTTCACCAATTATCCGGCGCAGAACGATGTCTTCAGCTGGCTCGACGGCAGCCTGGTGATCGCCTACATCCTGATCACCGGGCTGGTGCTCGGCACCGCGCTGACGTTGCTGTTCGCATTGAGCAGCCGCATGCTCGGAGGCTGGGACCGCAAGCGTTTCAACCACCTGGTGCAATCCACCATCCCGCTAGCCGGCTGCGGCGTGTTTGTCGGCTTGTCGGCCACCACCATCAGCCTGCTGCGCGGCGAACATCTGCCGGTATTCTGGGCCAACGACTTGCGCGCCATCCTGCTGATTGCGACCACCTTGTGGAGCGTGTGGCTGGCCTGGCGTGTCACCGGCCGTTATACCAGCTCGCCGGCGCGCCGCCTGCTGAGCATGGCGCCGGTGATTGCCGGCCTGGCGCTGGTCAACTTTGCCTGGCTGCTGATGTTCTGGTTGTGGTGAATTTCCATCATTTGCCGGAATTTTGTCGCAGTTCTGTCAACTTCTGGTCGATACCCCGGGCGTTAGTGCGTAAAATGAGGGTTGTTATCCCGTCTATATTTGTCTTGTCGCCTTCTGTCGAAATGGGGCGGTGACGGCGGCGGGGAAGCCTTCTCCAACTCTAGCCTACGTTTCCTATCATGGTCCGCCCACGCTTTTTGCCCGACAACTTCACGTTGTTGCTGGTCACCACGGTTCTGGTCGCCAGCCTGTTCCCGGCCAAAGGCCAGGTCGCGGTCTCTTTCAACCTGATCACCACGCTGGCCATCGGCCTGCTGTTTTTCCTGCATGGCGCCAAGCTGTCGCGCGAGGCGGTGGTGCAGGGCGCGCTGCACTGGCGCCTGCACCTGACGGTGCTGCTGGCCACGTTCGCCCTGTTCCCGCTGCTGGGCCTGGTATTCAAGCCGCTGCTGCTGCCGCTGGTGACGCCTGACCTGTACCTCGGCATCCTGTTCCTGTGCACCTTGCCGTCCACCGTGCAATCCTCGATCGCGTTTACTTCGGTGGCGCGCGGCAACGTGCCTGCCGCGGTGTGCAGTGCATCGGCGTCCAACTTGCTTGGCATCTTCCTGACGCCGGTGCTGGTCGGGCTGGTGGTGGTGACGCATGCCCAGGGCAAGGGTTCTTTCGATTCCATCCTGAATATCGTGATGCAGCTGCTGCTGCCTTTTGTCGCCGGCCAGATCGCCCGCCGCTGGATCTGCAAGTGGCTGGACAAGCACAAGATCATCCTGAAGATGGTGGACCAGGGCTCGATCCTGCTGGTGGTCTACACCGCATTCAGCGAAGCCGTGGTGCAGGGCTTGTGGCAGGAACTGCCGCCGTTGTCGCTGGTCGGCCTGATTGTGGTGGTGGCGCTGCTGCTGTTCGCGATGCTGAGCATCGCCACCTGGGTCAGCCGCCGCCTGGGCTTCAGCAAGGAAGATGAAATCACGATTGTGTTTTGCGGCTCGAAGAAGAGCCTGGCGAGCGGCGTGCCGATGGCGAAAGTCTTGTTTGCCGGGCACACCGTCGGCATGATCGTTTTGCCCCTGATGCTGTTCCACCAGATCCAGCTGATGGTTTGCGCAGTGCTGGCAAAACGTTATGCCGCGCGTCCGGTCGAGATCGTCGCCGGCGGTCCGGCGCCGGTCTGGTCTGACGTCAG
Coding sequences within it:
- a CDS encoding bile acid:sodium symporter family protein, with translation MVRPRFLPDNFTLLLVTTVLVASLFPAKGQVAVSFNLITTLAIGLLFFLHGAKLSREAVVQGALHWRLHLTVLLATFALFPLLGLVFKPLLLPLVTPDLYLGILFLCTLPSTVQSSIAFTSVARGNVPAAVCSASASNLLGIFLTPVLVGLVVVTHAQGKGSFDSILNIVMQLLLPFVAGQIARRWICKWLDKHKIILKMVDQGSILLVVYTAFSEAVVQGLWQELPPLSLVGLIVVVALLLFAMLSIATWVSRRLGFSKEDEITIVFCGSKKSLASGVPMAKVLFAGHTVGMIVLPLMLFHQIQLMVCAVLAKRYAARPVEIVAGGPAPVWSDVSPED
- a CDS encoding iron transporter, which encodes MNVKLLTAAVLVSFGVAGAAMAAEYPIGKQQIMNGLEVAAVYLQPIKMEPEGMMRKAELSDIHVEADIHAVKDNPNGFAEGDWMPNLVISYEFSKAGSTQVIKGDMMPMVASDGPHYGDNVKLAGPGKYTLKMIISPPSANVGAHFGRHVDKETGVGAWFKPFTVVNEFTFAGVGKKGGY
- a CDS encoding 4Fe-4S binding protein — encoded protein: MRDHAKLIRWVQWGIVLVYGFLILVPIFLPLPDETTHIWSNLTLIAQFAFWGIWWPFVLISMVLMGRVWCGVLCPEGALTEFASRHGLGKAIPHWMRWGGWPFVAFALTTIYGQMVSVYQYPKAVLLVLGGSTAGAIVVGYLYGRDKRVWCKYLCPVNGVFGLLAKLAPFHYKVNETAWRASYGTHSHTQGRTVIPVNCAPLVPLRAMKGAADCHMCGRCSGHRDAIELSWRAPTEEIVQHGEQHNNLWESALALYGLMGIAIGAFHWSASPWFVQVKQAIATWLIDRDIMWPFDTHAPWWVFTNYPAQNDVFSWLDGSLVIAYILITGLVLGTALTLLFALSSRMLGGWDRKRFNHLVQSTIPLAGCGVFVGLSATTISLLRGEHLPVFWANDLRAILLIATTLWSVWLAWRVTGRYTSSPARRLLSMAPVIAGLALVNFAWLLMFWLW
- a CDS encoding FTR1 family iron permease — its product is MGQVLFIVWRESVEALLVVGILHAWLRNGGEAARRGLPYLWSGVGVGILGAIGLGAALLGFSELLSGDAQDYFQIVMVILAAILIVQMVFWMRKHGRTLKREMETSLSANLQSANWWGVFALAALAIAREGSETVIFLYGLGLADKGDSAGAMVLAAALGFALAFLTFYLLQLGGKIFSWRRFFQVTEIILLFLAAGLLLTGIERLMSLDLIPTLVDPVWDSSRLLDDTTSFGNLVSTLTGYRAQPALMSLLVYVAYWVSVLLFLKRARPQPQSVTAPAK
- a CDS encoding cupredoxin domain-containing protein — its product is MAAGKVRGIFAAGAMLAATVSMAADLPTFKLEMKDGVLNPARIMVPAGQKIKIEVHNTGQSAVEFESVQLRKEKVLAPGAQSFVVIAPLQPGEYKFFDDFHAQAQGVIVAK